One part of the Sneathia vaginalis genome encodes these proteins:
- the ahpC gene encoding alkyl hydroperoxide reductase subunit C translates to MAIIGKKLEDFTVNAYHNESLDVINFEKDILGSWSLFFFYPADFTFVCPTELEDLQDHYLEFKHLGFKVFSVSTDTHFCHKAWHDTSERINKIQYSMIGDKTGKLARMFDVYDEETGLANRGAFIVNPEGEIVACDITTDGVGREASEILRKATAAKFIAEHPGLVCPAKWKEGEETLKPGLDLVGKL, encoded by the coding sequence ATGGCAATAATCGGAAAAAAATTAGAAGATTTTACAGTTAATGCTTATCACAACGAAAGTTTAGATGTAATTAACTTTGAAAAAGATATATTAGGTAGTTGGTCACTATTCTTCTTCTATCCTGCTGACTTTACATTTGTATGTCCAACAGAATTAGAAGATTTACAAGATCATTATTTAGAATTCAAGCACTTAGGATTCAAAGTATTCTCTGTAAGTACAGATACTCATTTCTGTCATAAAGCATGGCATGATACATCTGAAAGAATAAATAAGATACAATACTCTATGATAGGAGATAAAACAGGTAAATTAGCACGTATGTTTGATGTTTATGATGAAGAAACTGGATTAGCTAATAGAGGTGCTTTCATTGTAAATCCAGAAGGTGAAATTGTTGCTTGTGATATCACAACTGATGGAGTTGGTAGAGAAGCAAGTGAAATATTAAGAAAAGCTACTGCTGCTAAGTTCATAGCAGAACACCCAGGACTAGTTTGCCCTGCAAAATGGAAAGAAGGAGAAGAAACTCTAAAACCAGGTCTTGATTTAGTAGGTAAACTATAA
- a CDS encoding PTS ascorbate transporter subunit IIC: MEYIALIWKFFLTNILTKPAFFIGFMVLIGYILLKKPWYEILSGTLKAIIGYFILSVGSGGLVKNFRPILVGLKEKYNLHAVVIDPYFGQNAVEAGVKEVFGKGFSGVVLLLAIAFITNLLLVRFSRITKLRSVFTTGHVQLQQAATAYWLILFALPGLLTHDIKLLIVMAILLGLYWAVGSNLLVKYSQELTDGAGFTIAHQQMFGVALFTYLADKMAKADMKAGRKGSKRIEDINLPGFMSIFNDNMVSTGVLMLIFFGAILTLLGKPFLVEHKFLKPDANFFFYILETCLHFAVYLAILQLGVRTFIAELTQSFKGISDKLLPGAVPGVDCAISYNFGSPNAITIGFLAGAIGQFVAIITLIMLKSPVLIVAGFVPVFFDNATIGVYANSKGGFKATLIFPFISGLLQVFGSAFIASFVGMAAYGGYLGMWDWAVVWPVFTVLMKYLSYIGVGLIVVILVLIPQLEYMKDKENYFLITEDYEEYKRRKNIK; the protein is encoded by the coding sequence ATGGAATATATTGCATTGATTTGGAAGTTTTTCCTAACAAACATTTTAACTAAACCAGCATTTTTTATAGGATTTATGGTGCTTATAGGTTACATTCTATTGAAAAAACCATGGTATGAAATCTTAAGTGGAACACTTAAAGCGATTATAGGGTACTTTATTTTATCAGTTGGTTCAGGAGGATTAGTAAAAAACTTTAGACCTATATTAGTAGGATTAAAAGAAAAATACAATTTACACGCAGTTGTTATAGACCCATACTTTGGTCAAAATGCTGTAGAAGCAGGAGTAAAAGAAGTATTTGGTAAAGGATTCTCAGGAGTAGTTTTACTATTAGCAATAGCTTTTATTACAAACTTATTACTTGTTAGATTTTCAAGAATAACAAAATTAAGATCAGTATTTACAACAGGACACGTTCAATTACAACAAGCAGCAACAGCATACTGGTTAATCTTATTTGCTCTTCCAGGTCTATTAACTCACGATATTAAGCTATTAATAGTAATGGCTATATTACTTGGACTATACTGGGCAGTAGGTTCAAACCTATTAGTTAAATATTCTCAAGAATTAACAGATGGTGCAGGATTTACAATAGCCCATCAACAAATGTTTGGAGTAGCACTATTTACATACTTAGCTGATAAGATGGCAAAGGCAGATATGAAGGCTGGAAGAAAAGGAAGTAAGAGAATAGAAGATATTAATTTACCAGGATTTATGTCAATATTCAATGATAATATGGTATCAACTGGTGTATTAATGCTAATATTCTTTGGAGCTATACTAACACTATTAGGAAAACCATTCTTAGTAGAACATAAATTCTTAAAACCAGATGCAAACTTCTTCTTCTATATTCTAGAAACTTGCTTACACTTTGCAGTTTATCTTGCAATATTGCAATTAGGAGTTAGAACATTTATAGCAGAACTTACACAATCATTTAAAGGTATATCTGACAAGCTATTACCAGGTGCTGTTCCAGGAGTAGACTGTGCTATATCATATAACTTTGGTTCACCAAATGCAATAACTATTGGATTTTTAGCAGGTGCTATAGGTCAATTTGTTGCGATAATAACATTGATTATGTTGAAATCACCAGTTTTAATAGTAGCAGGATTCGTTCCAGTATTCTTTGATAATGCAACAATAGGTGTTTATGCAAATAGTAAAGGTGGATTTAAAGCAACATTAATTTTCCCATTCATTTCAGGATTATTGCAAGTATTTGGTTCAGCATTTATTGCAAGTTTTGTTGGAATGGCAGCTTATGGTGGATATTTAGGAATGTGGGATTGGGCAGTTGTTTGGCCAGTATTCACAGTATTAATGAAGTACTTAAGCTACATAGGTGTAGGTTTAATAGTAGTTATTTTAGTTCTAATACCACAATTAGAATATATGAAAGACAAAGAAAATTACTTCTTAATAACTGAAGATTATGAAGAATACAAGAGAAGAAAAAATATTAAATAG
- a CDS encoding PTS sugar transporter subunit IIB, with product MTFLVSCANGAGTSLMMKLTLEKVIKRNNIQCSKVHHCSLSEGKGQAKMFDVTLCPLAFIKEFNQAIEAGKIVIGLKNPISDKEMEERLKENGII from the coding sequence ATGACATTTTTAGTTTCATGTGCAAATGGTGCAGGTACTAGTTTAATGATGAAATTAACTTTAGAAAAGGTAATTAAACGTAATAATATACAATGTTCAAAGGTACATCACTGTTCTTTATCTGAAGGTAAAGGTCAAGCAAAGATGTTTGATGTAACTCTATGCCCTTTAGCATTCATCAAGGAATTTAATCAAGCTATAGAAGCAGGTAAGATAGTCATAGGTTTAAAAAATCCTATATCTGATAAAGAAATGGAAGAAAGATTAAAAGAAAATGGAATAATATAG
- a CDS encoding thioredoxin family protein, with protein MLLDENIKGQLREYFKNITRPIVFHTKNTNDKMNEFLNEIITLNENLKIEKDDNLDCRDNSFEIFDGNTATGIVFSGIPGGHEFNSFILAILSIFGLGEKLTQSQIDLVKDIHDKINIDVFISLSCTFCPDVVQSLNRIALVNKNIRVNTIDGNEYIDEVREKRVMASPSLYINNKFVTSGAQSTDKLIDIIRGRHD; from the coding sequence ATGCTCCTAGATGAAAATATAAAGGGACAACTAAGAGAATATTTCAAGAATATCACAAGACCTATTGTTTTTCATACAAAAAATACTAATGATAAAATGAATGAATTTTTAAATGAAATAATAACTTTAAATGAAAATTTAAAAATTGAAAAAGATGATAACTTAGATTGTCGTGATAATTCTTTTGAAATATTTGATGGTAATACTGCTACTGGCATTGTATTCTCTGGCATACCTGGTGGTCATGAATTTAATAGCTTTATACTAGCAATATTATCAATATTTGGTTTAGGTGAAAAATTAACACAAAGCCAAATAGATCTTGTAAAAGATATACATGATAAAATAAATATAGATGTATTTATCAGTCTATCTTGTACATTCTGCCCTGATGTTGTACAATCTTTAAATAGAATAGCTCTGGTTAACAAAAATATTAGAGTGAATACTATAGACGGTAACGAATATATTGATGAAGTAAGAGAAAAAAGAGTAATGGCTTCTCCTAGCTTGTATATAAACAATAAATTTGTTACATCAGGTGCTCAAAGTACAGATAAATTAATTGATATAATAAGAGGAAGACATGATTAA
- a CDS encoding BglG family transcription antiterminator produces the protein MFIDNVTYDLIFNFINSSTNLTVKDLALKIGKSRRIVYYAIEKVNIELKKNGIDLVYNIPRKGICINESQKNFLRLLIKDVEYTLSTDERRKAMAVYLLTYPKKHTVENLVDKFLVTKNTVICDIKEIKKRTKKFNEKLDLVTATKGGYILKGPVLFEIQYLYSILKEIFNSKNTKFIQYFLMMYSNLGYIFTDEFISLLIEKLIYFEEKLGKEITPKELDNLIFSFPYLYLFSLNNRNESIKGTDILKERLEYRYLKDLFVDLKLEYNDNVLMLFTLIVLSTGKILDVHSKSKQYEKYIEYAKDMVDKFCLKTKVKIDDKDEIINDIVTYLKVIYVRREYKIISFDIDCDKVKKEYKELYDIIYEIAKEIDDDFNAENIAVLTMAFARVYKKKKCRILIVTDESAIIKKLIKVKIENLLKNVKIEDIIRKSKIYKIDLSKIDLIVSTEVLDVEKEVVIVDSVFKDSDMVNIVKAIYKKG, from the coding sequence ATGTTTATAGACAATGTAACATATGATTTGATTTTTAATTTCATAAACTCAAGTACTAATTTAACTGTTAAAGACTTAGCGTTGAAGATAGGAAAGAGTAGAAGAATAGTATATTATGCTATAGAAAAAGTTAATATTGAATTAAAAAAGAATGGAATAGACTTGGTGTATAATATACCAAGAAAAGGGATATGTATAAATGAAAGCCAGAAAAACTTCTTAAGATTGCTAATAAAGGATGTAGAATATACCCTAAGTACAGATGAGAGAAGAAAAGCTATGGCAGTTTATCTTTTAACTTATCCTAAAAAGCACACGGTAGAAAATTTGGTTGATAAATTTTTAGTTACAAAAAACACTGTAATTTGTGACATAAAGGAAATTAAGAAAAGAACAAAAAAATTCAATGAAAAACTTGACTTGGTGACAGCTACAAAAGGTGGATATATATTAAAAGGTCCAGTACTATTTGAAATTCAGTATTTATACAGTATCTTAAAAGAGATATTTAATTCAAAAAATACTAAGTTCATTCAGTATTTCTTGATGATGTATAGTAATTTAGGCTATATATTTACAGATGAGTTTATATCACTACTAATAGAGAAGCTAATATACTTTGAAGAAAAATTAGGTAAAGAAATTACACCTAAAGAATTAGATAATTTAATATTTTCTTTCCCATACCTTTATCTTTTTTCATTGAATAATAGGAATGAGAGTATAAAAGGAACAGATATACTAAAGGAAAGACTAGAGTATAGATACTTAAAGGATTTATTTGTAGATCTTAAATTGGAGTATAACGATAATGTATTAATGCTATTTACTCTAATTGTACTTAGTACAGGTAAAATACTTGATGTGCATAGTAAGAGTAAACAGTATGAAAAATATATAGAGTATGCAAAAGATATGGTAGACAAGTTCTGCCTAAAGACTAAGGTAAAAATAGATGATAAAGATGAGATTATAAACGACATAGTTACATATCTAAAAGTTATATACGTTAGAAGAGAGTATAAGATAATATCGTTTGATATTGATTGTGATAAAGTAAAAAAAGAATACAAAGAGTTGTATGATATAATTTATGAAATTGCAAAAGAAATAGATGATGATTTTAATGCAGAAAATATTGCAGTTTTAACTATGGCTTTTGCAAGAGTGTATAAAAAGAAAAAGTGTAGGATATTAATTGTAACAGATGAAAGTGCTATTATTAAAAAATTAATAAAAGTTAAAATAGAAAATTTATTAAAAAATGTCAAAATAGAAGATATTATTAGAAAGTCTAAGATATATAAAATAGATTTATCGAAGATAGATTTAATAGTATCTACAGAGGTTTTAGACGTAGAAAAAGAAGTGGTAATAGTAGATAGTGTATTTAAGGATAGTGATATGGTTA
- the ruvX gene encoding Holliday junction resolvase RuvX yields the protein MKYIGIDYGDTRIGISTCDTLEILATGYCTINRQKEDAITRILEICKEENSYELVIGKPLRLNGNSEIQVEKVEKFSLELKKKEPKINIYYIDERLTTKQAEFYLRTSKKNAKQKRQVVDQIAATIILQTFLDKKNSMNKKNWTE from the coding sequence ATGAAGTATATAGGAATTGATTATGGAGATACAAGAATAGGAATTTCTACTTGTGATACACTTGAGATATTAGCTACTGGATATTGTACGATAAATAGGCAAAAAGAAGATGCTATAACAAGGATATTAGAAATTTGTAAGGAAGAAAACAGCTACGAGTTAGTAATAGGTAAACCTTTAAGACTTAATGGTAATAGTGAAATACAGGTAGAAAAGGTAGAAAAGTTTTCACTAGAATTAAAGAAAAAAGAGCCTAAAATCAATATATATTATATTGATGAAAGATTGACAACAAAACAAGCTGAATTCTATTTAAGAACTTCTAAGAAAAATGCTAAGCAAAAAAGACAAGTTGTTGATCAGATAGCAGCGACAATAATATTACAGACATTTTTAGATAAAAAAAATAGTATGAATAAGAAAAATTGGACCGAATAA
- a CDS encoding copper homeostasis protein CutC: MIKEACIGSIKEALLVQKNGANRIELCDNLEEGGTTPSYGTIKKCIDLLNIPIACMIRPRVGNFTYTKEEIEVMIEDIKVCKQLGVESVVFGVLKEDNTLDIENMKILCEVAKPLNIVFHKAIDETRNPLDLVDTLYSLGVNRILTSGTKNTAIEGSDIINSLIEKCRDKITIVAAGKVTKDNLEYLSNLLHTDQFHGKKIV, encoded by the coding sequence ATGATTAAAGAAGCTTGTATAGGTTCAATAAAAGAAGCTCTACTTGTACAAAAAAACGGTGCAAATAGAATTGAACTTTGTGATAATTTAGAAGAGGGTGGAACAACTCCATCGTATGGGACTATAAAAAAATGTATTGATTTACTAAATATCCCTATAGCTTGTATGATAAGACCTCGTGTTGGGAACTTTACATACACTAAAGAAGAAATTGAAGTTATGATAGAGGACATCAAAGTTTGTAAACAACTAGGTGTTGAATCTGTTGTGTTTGGTGTTTTAAAAGAAGACAACACATTAGATATTGAAAATATGAAAATATTATGTGAGGTAGCAAAACCTTTAAATATTGTTTTTCATAAGGCAATTGATGAAACTAGAAACCCTTTAGATTTAGTTGATACACTATATAGTCTTGGAGTTAATAGAATCCTTACTTCTGGTACAAAAAATACTGCTATTGAAGGTAGTGATATTATTAATTCTTTAATTGAAAAATGTAGAGATAAAATAACCATAGTTGCTGCAGGTAAAGTTACAAAAGATAATCTAGAATACTTAAGTAATCTATTACATACAGACCAATTTCATGGTAAAAAAATTGTATAA
- a CDS encoding ADP-ribosylglycohydrolase family protein — MLGAIIGDIVGSRFEFNNYRKKDFEFFSNECFFTDDSIMSLAIAKALMESKKDYSDLKEKAIYYMQTIGRNYPDCGYGLNFFDWIFYNPKPYNSFGNGAAMRISAVGFLSKDLEEAVKLSDIVTSVSHNHPEGIKGARAIACCIYLARIGKSKEEIKEYVIKNYYNIDFKLDEIRDSYEFTETCQNSVPQALEAFFESTSFEDAIRNAISIGGDSDTIGAICGGVAQAYYGIEKSMQEEAKKFLDKPLLKILEDFEKYIEGR, encoded by the coding sequence ATGCTAGGAGCTATTATAGGTGATATTGTTGGGTCACGTTTTGAGTTTAATAATTATAGGAAAAAAGATTTTGAGTTCTTTTCAAATGAATGCTTTTTTACTGATGATAGCATTATGAGTTTAGCTATTGCTAAAGCACTAATGGAGAGTAAAAAAGATTATTCAGATTTAAAAGAGAAAGCTATTTACTATATGCAAACTATAGGTAGAAATTATCCAGATTGTGGGTATGGACTTAACTTTTTTGATTGGATATTCTATAACCCTAAACCATATAATAGCTTTGGTAATGGTGCTGCTATGAGAATAAGTGCTGTGGGATTTTTATCAAAAGACTTAGAAGAAGCAGTGAAATTATCTGATATTGTAACAAGTGTAAGTCATAATCATCCTGAAGGTATAAAGGGTGCAAGAGCTATAGCATGTTGTATATATCTTGCTAGAATAGGTAAAAGTAAAGAAGAAATCAAAGAATATGTAATTAAAAATTACTATAACATCGACTTTAAATTAGATGAAATAAGAGACAGTTATGAGTTCACTGAAACTTGTCAAAATAGTGTTCCACAAGCCCTAGAAGCATTTTTTGAATCTACTAGTTTTGAAGATGCAATAAGAAATGCAATTTCAATTGGTGGAGATAGTGATACTATAGGTGCTATTTGTGGAGGTGTTGCACAGGCTTACTATGGTATAGAAAAAAGTATGCAAGAGGAAGCAAAAAAATTTTTAGACAAACCATTACTTAAAATACTAGAAGATTTTGAAAAATATATAGAAGGAAGATAA
- a CDS encoding PTS sugar transporter subunit IIA: MLKEIIREKNYAFYTSASSWEDALRKSCQALVDNKVVSDKYSEEVIECIKKYGPYIVIEPGIAMPHSTEQGENVYNTKISFTKFEEPVKFDDENEATLFFTLASKDKEVHIENIQKLMEVLLNDELKEELFKINNIEDLKKLSEKYDI, encoded by the coding sequence ATGTTAAAAGAGATAATAAGAGAAAAAAATTATGCATTTTATACCTCAGCTTCATCATGGGAAGATGCTTTAAGAAAAAGTTGTCAAGCATTGGTGGATAATAAGGTTGTAAGTGATAAGTACAGTGAAGAAGTAATAGAATGTATAAAAAAATATGGGCCGTATATAGTAATAGAACCTGGTATTGCAATGCCACATTCAACAGAACAAGGTGAAAATGTATATAATACAAAGATTTCTTTCACAAAATTTGAAGAGCCCGTAAAATTTGATGATGAAAATGAGGCAACCCTATTTTTCACATTAGCATCTAAAGACAAAGAAGTTCATATAGAAAACATACAAAAATTAATGGAAGTCTTATTGAACGACGAATTAAAAGAAGAATTATTTAAAATTAATAATATTGAAGATTTAAAGAAATTATCAGAGAAATATGATATATAG